A region from the Brassica napus cultivar Da-Ae chromosome C8, Da-Ae, whole genome shotgun sequence genome encodes:
- the LOC106414697 gene encoding 2-oxoglutarate-dependent dioxygenase DAO-like, which translates to MLSSQRPLFSNSTLKIMPATSVIFPTIDLGEVSDEILNQKLREASERWGCYRVINHGVSLSLMSDMKKTIMDLFERPYEVKMRNTDVQQWSGYTAQSEINPYNEALGLYDTASPQAVNTFCDQLEASAEQREIMVKYAEAIRGLAKDLLRRLAESYGLADTTNFFKSWPSVFRIHKYHFKAEAVGKPSGVNLHTDWGFLTILQDDENVSGLEAMDPSSGTFFPLPPLANSLAINLGDMATIWSNGRLCNVKHRVQCNEAKTRFSIASFLLGPMDTDLEAPSEFVDAEHPRLYKAISHKGYRSLRMATNLHDGEALKLISYE; encoded by the exons ATGTTGAGTAGTCAAAGACCTCTCTTCTCAAACTCAACATTGAAGATAATGCCGGCCACGAGTGTAATTTTTCCGACAATAGACTTGGGAGAGGTTTCTGATGAGATCTTGAATCAGAAACTCCGTGAAGCCAGCGAGAGATGGGGATGCTACAGGGTGATTAACCATGGAGTTTCTTTGTCTCTGATGTCTGACATGAAGAAGACCATTATGGATCTCTTTGAGCGTCCATACGAGGTAAAAATGCGTAACACTGATGTGCAACAATGGAGTGGTTACACGGCTCAAAGCGAAATCAATCCTTATAATGAAGCATTGGGTCTCTACGACACGGCTTCTCCTCAAGCTGTCAACACTTTTTGTGACCAGCTCGAGGCTTCTGCGGAACAAag GGAGATTATGGTGAAGTATGCTGAAGCTATTCGTGGGCTTGCAAAAGATCTATTAAGGAGACTAGCAGAGAGTTATGGTTTGGCTGATACTACCAACTTCTTCAAATCTTGGCCAAGCGTGTTCCGTATACACAAGTATCATTTCAAAGCCGAGGCAGTTGGGAAACCTTCTGGTGTGAATTTACACACAGATTGGGGGTTCTTGACGATACTTCAAGATGATGAAAACGTTAGTGGACTTGAAGCCATGGACCCTTCTTCAGGAACGTTCTTTCCCTTACCCCCGTTAGCAAATTCACTTGCTATCAACCTAGGGGACATGGCTACAATATGGAGCAATGGAAGGTTATGCAATGTGAAGCATAGAGTGCAATGCAACGAAGCTAAAACAAGGTTCTCTATCGCTTCCTTCTTGTTGGGACCAATGGATACAGATTTGGAAGCTCCAAGTGAGTTTGTGGATGCTGAACATCCGCGACTGTACAAGGCTATTAGTCACAAAGGGTATCGAAGTCTTAGAATGGCAACGAATTTACATGATGGAGAAGCTCTCAAGCTTATATCCTATGAATGA